Genomic segment of Candidatus Binatia bacterium:
CGGTAAGGGCGTTCAGATATAACGGTGCGGTGGCGACGAGGGTCTTGCCCTCGCCGGTCTTCATTTCGGATATTTTGCCCTGGTGCAGGACCATGCCGCCGATGTGCTGCACGTCGAAATGGCGCAGGCCGGTGGTGCGCCGGGAAGCCTCGCGGACGGCGGCGAACGCTTCCGGAAGGATGTCGTCGAGAATGGCATTCTCGGCGGCGCGCAGCGCCTTCTCCTGGTCATCGATCTGGGTGCGGAGGTCCTTGGCTTCTTCGTCGCTCTCGACGGTACCGGCCTCCGCCAGGGCCGCCGCCTGGGCCTGCAGGGCTTCCAACTGCCGGCGTTCCGCGGTGGTGCCCTCGCGGATGCGGTTCTTGAACTCCTCCGTCTTGCCGCGCAGTTGCTCGTCGGTCAGCGCGCTCATCTCGTCTTCGCAGGCGTTGACGCGCTCGACGATGGGGCGGAGACGCTTGAGCTCGCGCTCGTTCTTTGTGCCGACGATCTTTCTGATGATGCTCAACATGACAACCGGCCCATATCCTGTGATGGGGCCGCCAGGCCCCGATAGTGCTTGCGTAAGTGCTCGCAGACGTTAGCAGGTCGGCCGCCGCGATGCACGCCGGCGCGGCAGCCCGGAGGCGGCGTTCAACGTTCTATGCGCACCGCCGACTCGACCCGGTGCCCCATGAAGCGGCTGCCGACCTTGACGAACGGGTCGGGCACGTCGGTGACGAAGAAGCTGACGCTGGCCGCGCCGCGGCGGCGGTCGAGGCCGTGGCGCCCGAGCGTATCGCGTACGGCTCGGGCAGTCGTGTGCGCCGAGTCGACGAGTCGGACCGACGGTCCCATGGTCGCGGCGATGACCGGGGAGAGCAGCGGATAGTGAGTGCAGCCGAGGACCAGAGTGTCGATGCCGCTGCGCCGCAGGCTGGTGAGATAGAGCGCGGCGGTGGCGCGCGCGACGTCGTTGTCGACCCAACCCTCCTCCGCGAGCGGCACGAACAACGGACAGGCCCGGGTGTAGATCTCGAGGGCCGGGTCCAGTGCCTTGAGCGCGCGGGTGTACGATCCGCTGGCGATCGTGGCCTCGGTGCCGATGACGCCGACCTTGCGATTGCGCGTGCACGCCACGGCGGCCCGGGCTCCGGGGTCGATAACCCCGAGAACGGGGATGTCGAGTTCGGCGCGCAACAGATCGAGTGCCACGGCGGATGCCGTGTTGCACGCCACCACCAGCAACTTGATGCCCTTGTCGCGCAGGAACGCGGCATTCTCGATCGAGTACCGGCGCACGACCTCGGCGGATTTCGTGCCGTACGGTGCGCGCGCCGTGTCGCCGAGGTAGACGAGGTGCTCGTGCGGCAGAGCCTCGGCGATCTCTCTCGCCACGGTCAAGCCGCCGACTCCGGAGTCGAAAATGCCGATCGCCGCGGCCCGCAAATGCGTCCGCGCACGGCTCGTCGGGGTGGATTCGGTAGGCCGCTCCCCGCCGTTCGCGCGCCGTCTTCGACGTTCCATCTACCCCTCCGCTACCAGGTGCAGCGCCACCTCGCGGTCGGTCGGCGCGAATCCCATGACGCGTTCCCAGACTCCCGCCGGCTCCATGCAAATGTAAATCGGCAGACGCGCGTCCAACTCGCGCAGCCACGCGAGCGTACGCCGGTACATGGTCGTGCGCAGGCCGCGCCATGCGCGCTCCTTACCGTCCGGTCCCGGAACGAGTTCGCCGGTCAGGAGATGCCGGCTCAGGACCTGCCCGTTCGTCGGACGCGCGCGGACGGCGGCCTTCAGACTCGGGGTCATGCGCAAGCTGCCCAGGCTCACCCACGCGATGCGGCCCAGGTCGAGCGTCGCCAGAGACTGCACCGTGACGCGATAACCCTCCTCCCAACCCTCGTGGGCTACCAGAGGATCGAAGTGCAGGCCCACCTTGTAACCGGCGTTCTGCACGAGGCGCGCGGCGGCGAGACGCTGCTCGAAAGTCGCCGTCCCCGCCTCGTCGCCGCGCATGATTGCCCCCGAGTTGAGCGACCACGACACGACCACCCGATCCCGCGGGTCGAGATGCAGGAGGTTCTCGATGCGGTCGCTCTTCGTCTTGAGCTCGAGGATCGCGTTCGGACGGCCGGCGAAGAAGGGTACGAGCGTCTGCGAGAGATCGGTGAGATGATCGAGCGCGAGGCTGTCGGCGAGCTCCGCCGTACCGATGCGAAAGGTGCGGTCGGGATGCGCGCGCAGTACCGCGTCCACCTCGGCGAGGCCGTCTTCCGGATTCGCGAACACCTTGAGGGCGGGATTATTGGCGGCGTAATCCTGGAGAAAACAGTAGCCGCAGTCGAAAGGGCAGTTCACCGCCAGGTTGAGGATCAGATAGTTGCAGCAGACCAGCCCGGGCGTACCGGCCGGGCAATGGTGCAGGAACGATCCGTTCTGGCGCTTGATGACGAGCCGCCTTTTCCCGTCGACGAAGCGCAGGCCGGAGTCGGCATCTCCGGCCTCGTCCACGACCTGCACCGGCACGCCGGGCAGCCGGGCAACGATCCGCCGCGCCACGGCAGTCCCGGCTACGTCCCGCCCGACCCAGATCGATTCGGGCTGCCACGGTGCAGTCGGTATCACCGGCGGATTGCTCCCGTCACTCGGCATCGTCGGCATTCCCGTTCCGCGCGTGAGACCGTCGTCGAACCTGCCATGGAGATGGGGGTGTCATTCCTGCGCAGGCGGGACGCCCTGCTTCCCCGTGACGCGCCGGCAGCCCCGAACCCGGATCGCGCCGTCGGGTTCGGCCAGGGTTTCGAAAAGCGCCGCGCACCGCGGGTCGGAGGCAGCCGCAAGCAGTGCGCGGGCGAGTGCCGCCCACTCGTCCGGGCTGCGCGCCGTGAAGCTGACGCGCAGGTCGTCGCCCTCGAGCTGGTCGGGGAACTCGATGCGCACCGAGCGCGGCAAGTTCAAGGCGCGTACGTGTTCGGCGAGGGCCGCCTCGCTGGCGGCAAGTTGGGGGAAGCGGAGCCGGCGCAGCGCCTTCTTCACGAGCTTGAGTTTCTCGCTGCGAGCGAGGGGTCGCCGGCGCACCGCGCGGAGGGACTCGTCTCCGAGGACCGCTGCCAGCGACGTGCCGTCGCGCGTCGCCGTGTCCGCGGCCCATTCCCAGAGGTCGCGCAGTTGGTTCTCGCTGGGTCGCAGTTCGATGGCCAACGCCAGAAGAGCCTGCCCGTCTGCGGCGTCGAGTCGCTCCCAGCGGGCGATCGTGGCAGGGCCGTAGCGCCGTTCGGCGGCGAACTCGGCGATGCTCGCGCTACCGCGGAAGACAGCAGAGGTCATGCTGCGAGCGTTGCGCGGGCAGGCGATAGGTCGAACGCCGCCGCGATGGCAGCGTAGCGCTCGGCCTCGTCGAGGCGGCCGCGGCGGGCCGCCCCGTGAGAGAGAATCGCGCACTTCTCTTTCAGCACATCGCGTGCGGCGCCGCGCTGCGCGTCAGTGAGGTCTCCGTTGGCGAGCAGGCGGCTCAGGGCCGCGACACGGAAACGGTCCATACCCCAGAAACGGCGCGACAGTTGGTCGCGGTGGCCGCCACGCTTGACGACCAGCGGTCGCTCGACCAGACCGACCGGTTCCGTCCGCGCGATGCGCAGCCACAGGTCGTAGTCCTCGCAGGCGGGAAGCGACGGATCGAAGCCGCCAATGCGATCGAACAGGCCGCGGTGCAGGAGAACGGCGGACGGACTGACCAGGCACAGCCGGAGGCTGGCGACGAAGATGTCGCCGGCGGGCTTGCGATGGTGGGCACAGGGGTTCACCCGTACTCCGTCGCGGATCCAGGTTTCCTCGGTCTGACAGATTCGCAGCTCGCGATGGGAGCTTAGGAAGTCGACTTGCGCGGCAAGTTTCTGCGGCAGCCAGAGGTCGTCGGAATCGAGAAAAGCCACCCAATCCCCGCCGCTCGCGGCGACCCCGGCGTTGCGGGCGGCCGCGACGCCGCGGTTCGGCGTTTCGACGAGTCGCACGAGGCCGCCGAATTCAGCGCGCAGGGAAGCGGCCGTCCCGTCGGTCGAGCCGTCGTCGACCACGACGAGTTCGTAATCGACACCGCTCTGCGCAGCCACCGAAATCACCGCTTCGCGTACGAGTGTGCGCCGGTTGAAGGTTGGAATGACCACGCTCACGAGCACGGCGGCAGTCTTACACCAGCGCCGAAAGCGGCGAAAGGCGGGCGGCAGCCCGTGGCGGGTCAGTGCAGGCAAGCACCGCCGTTGGTCGTCTCGCCGTTGTCGCTTCGCCGTTAACGTCATTTTGGCGGCGCCCGATCGAATGCATCGGCTCCGGCTCGCGGCGGGTATCTCGTCTCATCCGTTCTGGCACCGCATTCGCTGTTGGCGTGGATCAGAGGTTTCGATGTTCCGCCTGTACCGAAGAACTGTCTGCGTGAGCATTGCGGCTGTCATGGTGTCCGTCACGGCACATGCCACTACGTTCGTGCCGATGGACGAGGCGACCCTGGTCGAGACCTCGGACGTCGTACTTACGGGAACCGTGCTGCGCATCGAGACGGGAGCGCCGGACGAGCGCGGCGCTCTTTACACCTACATACACGTTGCGCCGGATCGCGTCCTGAAGGGTCACATCGCCCGCGCGACCGTGGTGCTGCGGGAGCCCGGCGGCCAGTACGGCGAGACCGTGGAATGGCTGCACGGGACCCCGACGTTCTGGGTCGGCGAGCGCGTGCTGGTATTCCTGGCCCGGAACCCCGACGGAACGCTGCAGACGAACAACCTCGGACTCGGCAAGTTCGCAGTGGGAGTGAATCTGGCCGGGGAGGCGACGGCCGAGCGCGATCTCGGCGAAGGCGCGATGATCTTCGAGCCGAGCAGCGGCCGGTTGGAGGAAGCGCGGCCCGAGGTGCAGCGCTTGCTGCCGATGCTCAAGCGAGTGCGGCGGCTGGCGCGCCGGGACTCCACTTCGCGCGGCGTTCGCACGCTCGAATTGGAGCCGCCGGAACTGGCGACGACGCCGACGGAGGTGCATGAACGTTACACCTTCCTTGGCGACCCGCCGTCGCGGTGGTTCGAGCCGGATTCCGGCGCGTCGGTCGGTTTTAAGGTCGATGCGGCGGGGGACAGTAAGCTGGGCTTTGCCGCTTCGGCGGCAGCCGTGGACGCGGCGCTCGCGGCGTGGACCGATGTCGCGAACGCGAGTCTGACGCTGGTCGACGCCGGCACGACAACCGGCACCTTCGCCGGCTGCGACAGCAATCACCGGGTTCTGTTCAACGATCCGTACAACGAGGTCTCTCCGGATCCGAGCGGCTGTAGCGGCGTTCTCGCCATCGGCGGTTACTGCCGCTCCGGAGAGACGAAGGTCGTGAACGGCAAGACGTTTTACCGCATCACCACGGGTAAGGTGATGTTCAACAACGGTTGGGGAAGTTGCAGCGGCTGGACGCAGTGCAACGTCGCCGAGGTCGCGACGCACGAAATCGGCCATGCGATCGGGATGGGGCATTCGGCGGACGGCACGGCGACGATGGCCGCGTACGCGCACTTCGACGGCCGCTGTGCGGGACTGCGCAACGACGACATCGCCGGCGTGACGTTCATCTACCCGATGACCGGATCATCGCCGACGCCGACGCCGACCATGCCGCCCACGGCAACGCGTACGCGCACACCGACCCCCACCGGGACGGCAACCCGGACGCCGACCGCCGTCTTCACGAGCACGCCGACGCGAACCGCGACCCGGACCCCGACGGATACGGCCACGGTGGCGCCGACGCCGACCTGGACACCGACGGAGACACCGGTGCCGACGGCCACGCCCACCGTTCCGGCGCCGGTGGCGCGGGTCAGCGGTGCGGTGCGCTACTACAGTCAGGGTGCCCCGGTGTCGGCGGTCGCGCTCGAAATGCCCGGCGAGCCGGAGCCGGCGGTCACCGGGAGCGATGGAACCTACACCGGGCCTGATACGGCGCCGGAGAACGACTGCGCCGTGTACCCGCACAAGACGGGCGATGCGGGAACGGCGATCGGTGCGCTCGATGCGTCCTACGTCCTGCAGTCTTCCGTCGGGAGCCGCACTCTGAGCAGTGGACAGCGTCTCGCCGGAGACGTGAGCGGCAACGGTACGGTGAGCGCGTACGATGCGGCGTTGATTCTCCAGTATACGGTTGGGTCGATCGCGCAGTTCCCGGCGGCGGCGGTTTGCGGTTCCGACTGGCTGTTCGATCCGGTGCCGGCGGTCGTGCCCAATCAGGTGCTCGTCGAGCCGACGCTGGGCGG
This window contains:
- the murI gene encoding glutamate racemase; translation: MRAAAIGIFDSGVGGLTVAREIAEALPHEHLVYLGDTARAPYGTKSAEVVRRYSIENAAFLRDKGIKLLVVACNTASAVALDLLRAELDIPVLGVIDPGARAAVACTRNRKVGVIGTEATIASGSYTRALKALDPALEIYTRACPLFVPLAEEGWVDNDVARATAALYLTSLRRSGIDTLVLGCTHYPLLSPVIAATMGPSVRLVDSAHTTARAVRDTLGRHGLDRRRGAASVSFFVTDVPDPFVKVGSRFMGHRVESAVRIER
- a CDS encoding glycosyltransferase, translated to MPALTRHGLPPAFRRFRRWCKTAAVLVSVVIPTFNRRTLVREAVISVAAQSGVDYELVVVDDGSTDGTAASLRAEFGGLVRLVETPNRGVAAARNAGVAASGGDWVAFLDSDDLWLPQKLAAQVDFLSSHRELRICQTEETWIRDGVRVNPCAHHRKPAGDIFVASLRLCLVSPSAVLLHRGLFDRIGGFDPSLPACEDYDLWLRIARTEPVGLVERPLVVKRGGHRDQLSRRFWGMDRFRVAALSRLLANGDLTDAQRGAARDVLKEKCAILSHGAARRGRLDEAERYAAIAAAFDLSPARATLAA
- a CDS encoding radical SAM protein, whose translation is MPTMPSDGSNPPVIPTAPWQPESIWVGRDVAGTAVARRIVARLPGVPVQVVDEAGDADSGLRFVDGKRRLVIKRQNGSFLHHCPAGTPGLVCCNYLILNLAVNCPFDCGYCFLQDYAANNPALKVFANPEDGLAEVDAVLRAHPDRTFRIGTAELADSLALDHLTDLSQTLVPFFAGRPNAILELKTKSDRIENLLHLDPRDRVVVSWSLNSGAIMRGDEAGTATFEQRLAAARLVQNAGYKVGLHFDPLVAHEGWEEGYRVTVQSLATLDLGRIAWVSLGSLRMTPSLKAAVRARPTNGQVLSRHLLTGELVPGPDGKERAWRGLRTTMYRRTLAWLRELDARLPIYICMEPAGVWERVMGFAPTDREVALHLVAEG
- a CDS encoding matrixin family metalloprotease encodes the protein MSIAAVMVSVTAHATTFVPMDEATLVETSDVVLTGTVLRIETGAPDERGALYTYIHVAPDRVLKGHIARATVVLREPGGQYGETVEWLHGTPTFWVGERVLVFLARNPDGTLQTNNLGLGKFAVGVNLAGEATAERDLGEGAMIFEPSSGRLEEARPEVQRLLPMLKRVRRLARRDSTSRGVRTLELEPPELATTPTEVHERYTFLGDPPSRWFEPDSGASVGFKVDAAGDSKLGFAASAAAVDAALAAWTDVANASLTLVDAGTTTGTFAGCDSNHRVLFNDPYNEVSPDPSGCSGVLAIGGYCRSGETKVVNGKTFYRITTGKVMFNNGWGSCSGWTQCNVAEVATHEIGHAIGMGHSADGTATMAAYAHFDGRCAGLRNDDIAGVTFIYPMTGSSPTPTPTMPPTATRTRTPTPTGTATRTPTAVFTSTPTRTATRTPTDTATVAPTPTWTPTETPVPTATPTVPAPVARVSGAVRYYSQGAPVSAVALEMPGEPEPAVTGSDGTYTGPDTAPENDCAVYPHKTGDAGTAIGALDASYVLQSSVGSRTLSSGQRLAGDVSGNGTVSAYDAALILQYTVGSIAQFPAAAVCGSDWLFDPVPAVVPNQVLVEPTLGGGSCNPGGIGYEPLAGVAEAQDFAAILIGDPTGNWQPSGGGMVRAPSATGASLGRPVRTRGGTVRVPVRLHAAAVQAAELEVRYSPVAGRLAGVHKVTSAAGALLMVHEPVPGVVRIALASATPFDAGGLAALVLRFVPSGNGGVSPYVASARVNE